A genomic region of Eucalyptus grandis isolate ANBG69807.140 chromosome 5, ASM1654582v1, whole genome shotgun sequence contains the following coding sequences:
- the LOC104443710 gene encoding LOW QUALITY PROTEIN: flavin-containing monooxygenase FMO GS-OX-like 3 (The sequence of the model RefSeq protein was modified relative to this genomic sequence to represent the inferred CDS: inserted 1 base in 1 codon; substituted 1 base at 1 genomic stop codon), whose product MGIRDYPFLPRADGSGNPRRYPGHEEALAYLEDFAREFGLEEVVRFEEEIVGVGKAEEGGKWKVSSRMRSGGGGGGGGGEEEVFDAAVVCNGHYTEPRIAEIPGIDLWPGXYRTPEPFQDLVVVLIGSAASAVDVSRDIAKVAKEVHVASRSYEYDTLGMQSGHDNMRLHPMIEKAHEDGKVTFLDGSSVDANVILHCTGYKYHFPFLETNGIVSVDDNRVGPLXKHVFPPHLAPWLSFVGLPWKVVPFPQFEYQSRWIAGALSGRIALPSEEEMMEDVEDLYSELEALGIPKRYTHNLASSQFEYNDWLAIQSGSRPSEEWRKEMYSESMRKMRARPEVYRDEEIDETLISEAHEDFAKFPLRR is encoded by the exons ATGGGGATCAGGGACTACCCGTTCCTGCCGAGGGCGGACGGGTCGGGCAACCCGAGGAGGTACCCCGGTCACGAGGAGGCGCTGGCGTACTTGGAGGATTTCGCGAGGGAGTTCGGGCTTGAAGAAGTGGTGAGGTTCGAGGAGGAGATTGTGGGGGTCGGGAAGGCCGAGGAGGGTGGAAAGTGGAAGGTGTCATCGAGGATGAggagtggcggcggcggcggaggtggcggcggagAAGAGGAGGTTTTTGATGCGGCGGTTGTCTGTAACGGGCATTACACGGAGCCCCGAATCGCCGAAATCCCCG GCATTGATCTGTGGCCGG ACTATCGTACACCCGAGCCATTTCAGGATCTA GTTGTTGTTTTGATAGGGAGTGCTGCAAGTGCCGTGGACGTCTCTCGGGACATCGCCAAGGTTGCCAAAGAAGTTCATGTGGCATCTAGATCATATGAATACGACACTCTTGGAATGCAATCCGGCCATGATAATATGAGGCTTCATCCCATG ATCGAGAAGGCCCATGAAGATGGTAAAGTCACCTTCCTTGACGGGAGTTCTGTAGACGCTAATGTCATTCTACATTGCACTGG gTACAAAtatcatttcccttttcttgaaACCAATGGAATTGTGTCCGTAGATGACAATCGTGTCGGACCTTTATAAAAGCACGTATTCCCACCACATCTAGCGCCTTGGCTATCATTTGTAGGATTGCCATGGAAG GTCGTACCATTTCCCCAGTTTGAATATCAGAGCAGGTGGATTGCCGGTGCTTTGTCTGGTAGAATCGCTCTTCCATCAGAGGAGGAGATGATGGAAGATGTAGAAGATTTGTACTCTGAACTCGAAGCTCTGGGTATACCAAAGCGATATACTCATAACTTAGCCAGCTCTCAG TTTGAGTACAACGATTGGCTCGCGATACAGAGCGGATCTCGACCGTCTGAGGAATGGAGGAAGGAAATGTACTCAGAAAGTATGAGGAAGATGCGAGCCCGACCCGAGGTGTACCGTGATGAGGAGATTGACGAGACATTGATTTCAGAAGCACACGAGGACTTCGCCAAATTCCCTTTGCGTCGATGA
- the LOC120294134 gene encoding flavin-containing monooxygenase FMO GS-OX-like 4 produces MVSQHVAVIGAGAAGLVAARELHREGHRVVVFERGSRVGGTWVYTPVTEPDPLGIDPSRPVVHSSLYKSLRTNLPREVMGFGDYPFLPREDGSGDPRRYPGHEEVLAYLEDFTREFGLEEVVKFEKEIAGVRKAEEEEGGKWKVAWTMRNDGGGGGGREEEVFDAVVVCNGHYTEPRIAEIPGIDLWPGKQMHSHNYRTPEPFRDLVVVLIGSAASAVDVSRDIAKVAREVHVASRSYEYDTLGMQSGHDNIWLHPMIEKAHEDGKVTFLDGSYVGADIILHCTGYKYHFPFLETNGIVSVDDNRVGPLYKHVFPPHLAPWLSFVGLPWKAVPFPQFEHQSKWIAGVLSGRISLPSEEEMMEDVKDLYSELKALGIPKRYTHNLANSQFEYNDWLAVQSGSQPSEEWRKEMFLESTRKMQARPEVYRDEEIDETLISQAHEDFAKFPSHR; encoded by the exons ATGGTTTCCCAACACGTAGCGGTCATCGGCGCCGGAGCTGCCGGCCTTGTAGCTGCCCGCGAGCTCCACCGCGAGGGCCACAGGGTCGTTGTCTTCGAGAGGGGGTCCCGCGTGGGCGGCACCTGGGTCTACACGCCTGTCACCGAGCCGGACCCGCTCGGGATAGACCCGTCCCGGCCCGTGGTCCACTCGAGCCTCTACAAGTCCCTGCGCACCAACCTGCCCCGCGAGGTGATGGGGTTCGGGGACTACCCGTTCCTGCCGAGGGAAGATGGGTCGGGCGACCCGAGGAGGTATCCGGGTCACGAGGAGGTGCTGGCGTACCTGGAGGATTTCACGAGGGAGTTTGGGCTTGAAGAAGTGGTGAAGTTCGAGAAGGAGATTGCGGGGGTTAggaaggcggaggaggaggagggtggaAAGTGGAAGGTGGCGTGGACGATGAGGAAtgacggcggaggcggcggcggcagagAAGAGGAGGTTTTCGATGCGGTGGTTGTTTGTAACGGGCATTACACGGAGCCCCGAATCGCGGAAATCCCTG GCATTGATCTGTGGCCGGGGAAGCAAATGCACAGCCACAACTATCGAACACCCGAGCCATTTCGGGATCTC GTTGTTGTTTTGATAGGGAGTGCTGCGAGTGCCGTGGACGTCTCTCGGGACATTGCCAAGGTCGCCAGGGAAGTTCATGTGGCATCTAGGTCATATGAATACGACACTCTTGGAATGCAATCCGGCCACGATAATATATGGCTTCATCCCATG ATCGAAAAGGCCCATGAAGATGGTAAAGTCACTTTCCTTGACGGGAGTTATGTAGGAGCCGATATCATTCTACATTGCACTGG gTACAAAtatcatttcccttttcttgaaACCAATGGAATTGTATCCGTAGATGACAATCGTGTCGGACCATTATACAAGCATGTATTCCCACCACATCTGGCGCCTTGGCTATCATTTGTAGGATTGCCATGGAAG GCTGTACCATTTCCCCAGTTTGAACATCAAAGCAAGTGGATTGCTGGTGTTTTGTCTGGTAGAATCTCTCTTCCATCAGAGGAGGAGATGATGGAAGATGTAAAAGATTTGTACTCTGAACTCAAAGCTTTGGGCATACCAAAGCGATATACTCATAACTTAGCCAACTCTCAG TTTGAGTACAACGATTGGCTCGCGGTACAGAGCGGATCTCAACCGTCCGAGGAATGGAGGAAGGAAATGTTCTTAGAAAGTACAAGGAAGATGCAAGCCCGACCCGAGGTGTACCGTGACGAGGAGATTGACGAGACATTGATTTCACAAGCGCATGAAGACTTTGCCAAATTCCCTTCGCATCGATGA